The window GATAGTCGCGATGATATTTTTGTTAAAATGATATCTAATAAATTGGATGAAATGATGGATGAACTTGTTTCTTTTGTGGATAAGGCGAAATCAACAAAAGAAAAGATCAAATCATTTATGCAAAAAAGGATTGAGCTGGTCTTAAATAACAAACCCTTTGTAGAGATTTTCCATGATGATGGATGCCTAAAAATATTGAAAGAGAAAAGAAAAAAAATAATTCCTAATGAGTTTAATATTGTTAGCAATATCGTGGAAGAAGGATTGGCAAAAGGAGATATTTTTGCAGATGCTACCAAACCTGTAATTCTGATGATCCTTGGGGTTACTTACGGTTCTCTTTATGCAAATATGGAAATAGGTGTGGAATGGGATTACAAAAAACAAATTAATAGTGCGGTGAATATTATATTTAATGGAATTGGGAAAAAGATTGAAAAGGAGTGTGAATGAGAAAAGTAATTATTGTTGCTCTTTTTGTTATCTTATTTGCAAGTTCTGTTGCGGCCAGAATGCAATTATCTTTGCAAGATTGTATTCGACTGGCAAAACAGAACAACAAAACTTTGCAACAAGCCGAACAGGAAGTACGCAAATATGAAGCCGATTACAACAATGTGCGGGGAGGTTTGTTTCCTCAAATTTCTCTAAGCGGAGGCTATCAATATAAAAGGACAGAATTACCCAAGTCAGCTGTTGTTGAAATGCCAGCTATATCGAGCCAGCTAAGTTCTCTGTCTGATACAACTATCGTGAATGATAATACTCTTTATGAGAATGAAGAAATAATCGCCAGTATAATTGATGGGGCATTCGAAGGATTGATGCCAAAAAAAGTTCAGAAGGAAAATTCCGCATTCGGACAGGTGAAATTGGATCAGGTAATATTTATGGGTGGTAAACTGATAAACGGAATTAACATTGCCGGAAAATTATATCACTTACAGGAGCGGAAATGTTTCCTCGTTGAGCAAGACGTGGTTTATAATGCAATTGATCAGTATTATCAGCAAAAATTGGCACGAGAAGTTGTGATCGTCAAGGTGGAAGCGCTTTCTATTGCTAAAAAACATTTCATGCAAGTTTCGGATATGTATGAGCAAGGATTGGTTTCCGAATACGACATGTTACGGGCGAAACTTGAAGTCCAAAAATTGAAACCCGATATTTTAAGAGCAAAAAAAAATTCCGCACTTGCAATGGAAAGTTTGCAAAATTATATTGGAATTGAAGAATTTATTACTCTTACGGATGAGATTGAATTACCCGAAATCGAAATAAACTTTTCTGATGCAGTCCGGATGGGATTAAAAGATCGGGTAGAACTTGAACTTGCAGAATTGAGCGTGGAAGTGAACAAAGTAAATCTTCGTTACGAAAAGGGAAATTTTTTGCCTATTATCGGGTTTAATGCCGAATATAATTATTTCGGGCAAAACAGTACGAAGATAAAATCGGATAATTGGGGGAATTATTATCAACTCGGTATTGGTTTTTCGATGCCGCTTTTTACCGGATTTTCTAATACGTCAAAGCAAGCAAAAGCCCGTCATTCACTCAAACAGGCACAGATTGAACAAAAGGCTCTCAAGGAAAAAATCAAATTGGATATCGTGAATTCCTCTTTGCAATTGAAAACGGATCTCAAAAGCGTGGAGGTCCAACAGGAAAATCTGCAATTAGCGGAAACGGGACTAAGAATCGCCGAATCTCGTTACGATAATCAGGTTTCCACCCAGTTAGAAGTTTTTGATGCACAACTCATGTTGCGATCTGTGAAGTTATCGTATTTAAATACTGTGTATGAAACAATTATGTCTTACGAAAAATTAAAAAAAGCCATTGGCATAGAATTATAATAAGGAGAAGAAATGAAGAAGAATGTTTTAATAGAAATTTGGAGTAAAATATTGCCTCGTAAAATAGAAAAGAAAAAGGCATTTCACCGGGCAAGCATCATATTTTTTTCAACAATGCTTGTTTTCCTCTTGACTAGCTGTGGAAAAAAAGAGGAAGTTAAGTCCGCAAACATGCAACAAATTTATAAAAAGCAGGGAATTCCAGTAAAGATCGAAAAGGTCATGCCCCAAGTATTCAAAAAAGTGTTAATCTACAATGCGAGGCTGACCGGCAATAGACAATCCCTTGCATCTGCAATGATGGGCGGGAGGATTGAAAAAATATATGTTTCTGTGGGAGAAAAGGTTACAAAAGACCAGCTCCTGATGGAATTCCCGCAGAACGCACCTTCCAGCCAATACAAACAAGCAAAAGCTGCCTATGAATTATCCCAAAAAACTGTTGAAAGAATGAGTAATTTATATGAACAAGGTGGGATTTCAAAACAGCAGCTCGATCAGGTTAGGACAAAATATGACGTGGACGAAGCAAATTGGGATGCAGTTCAACAAGTCGTAAAAGTTTTCGCTCCAATCTCCGGAATCGTAACTAACATCAATGTAAACGAAACGGATAATGTAAAATGCGAAAGCGTACTTGCTACCATATCCGATATGAGCAAAGTAAAGGGGACTGTTTGGGCAACAGAGGATGAATCGACTCAAATTAGGGAAGGTATGCCTGCGATTGCTCATTACAAAGATCTTACTCTAAAAGGAAAAGTCAGCCAAATAGCGATGTCTATGAGCAGCCGTTATAATGCCTTTAGGGTCGAGCTTGTTTTTGATAATCCTCAATTGCGATATAAATCCGGGATTATGTCAGAAATTCAAATTGATACTTTTAAAAATCCTTTAGCGATTGTTGTTGCCCGTGAGCAGGTGCAGAAAGATAAAAACGGAACTTTTGTTTTTACTGTGAAAGGAAATAAGGCAAAAAAGCAATATATTACAATTGGTAAACAAGACAACAATTTTGAAATAACTCACGGATTGGAATTAGGTGATGAACTTATTGTTGAAGGCTTAAATCTGGTTAAAGATGGAAACAAAGTAAAAGTCATCAAATAAGGAGCTGAAATGATTTTATCGAATTTATCAATTAGAAGACCGGTGATGATCACCATGTTAATTCTAGTATTTGTCGTATTTGGATTTTTTGCATATTCATCTCTGCCCCTAAATCTAATGCCCGTAATTGATATGCCTTTTGTTACAATTCAAACAATTTATCCGGGTGCAGGACCTCAGGAAATTGAGACTCAAATCACAAAGAAGATAGAAGATGCTGTCTCAACAATCAGCAAAATAGATTACGTCGAATCTTATTCTATGGATAATGTGTCTTTTGTAATAATTCGGTTCGAGCTGGGAAAGGATGCTAATATTGCAAATCAGGAAGCAAAAGACAGAGTTGATGCAATTGTAAATCAATTTCCGAACGATGCGGATAAGCCGAGTATCGCAAAATATAATCCGGGCGAAGAACCGATAATGAATCTTATTTTTAGTGGAAATCAAGATTTGATTACCCTTTATGAAATTGCAGATAAACGCCTTAAAGACCGTTTTGCCCAAATTGACGGTGTGGCTCAGGTAGAAATTTCCGGAGGACAGAAACGAGAAATTCACGTGGAACTCGATAACAAAGTTGTTTGTCAGAATGTTATTTCTCTGCCCCAACTCTCACAAATAATATCTTTAAATAACATGAATATGCCAGGTGGAAATTTTGACGAAAAAAAACAGGAATATTCAGTTAGGTTCGAAGGAGAATATACTGATTTACAAAACTTGAGGGATTTGGATATTCCTACTTATTTTGGAGTTAAAAAATTACACCAGCTTGGGAAAATTACAGATGGCGGAACTGAAATACGACAACGTTCTACCTACTTTAATAATATAGATAAAATAAGGAATGAAAATTTAGTCAGAATTTCGATAGTGAAAACTTCCGAAGGAAATCCGGTCGAGATTTCCCATGCAGTAAAAAAGGAACTTTCTGCAATTCGAAAGGATATTCCCGCAGGCTCCGAATTGGTAATTGTTAATGATGATTCGAAATTCATAGAAAGTTCTGTGAAGGACACTCTTAATAATGTAATTCTCGGAATTCTATTTACCGGTATAATTTTACTCTTTTTTCTGCACGATCTCCGCTCTACACTTATTGTGGCTCTTGCAATGCCCACTTCGATCATCTCCACTTTTCTGCTAATGCAAATGGCTGGATTTTCCCTCAATATTCTTTCCCTGATGGGATTATCCACTTCTGTGGGAATTCTCGTTACAAACTCTGTGGTGGTGCTGGAAAATATCTTTCGGCACAAACGTCTCGGCAACTTGCGGAGAGAAGCTGCCGAAAAGGGTACTTCGGAAGTTACGGTTGCGGTCATCGCCTCCACTCTTACAAATATTGTCGTTTTCTTACCACTCGCTACAATGAATACAATAGCAGGACAATATTTAACAGAATTTGCGCTTACCGTTGTTTTTGCCACAATTTTCTCCTTGGTAATTTCTTTTACATTAACTCCTATGCTTTCTTCTATCATCCTTCCTGATGAACAGAAGAAACATCCCATCGGAAAAAAGATTGAAGCAATGTTCGATAAGTGGGAACATTTGTATGGAAGATTGTTAGAAAAGATGTTTCACAAAAAAAGATTTTCAGTATTGATCATCGGTGTTAGTTTTTTGCTATTTTTTCTGACCATGATCTTTGTTGCTCCCAAACTTGGATTTGAATTTGTGCCTGAAATGGATGAAGGCAAACTAAAAGTTAAGATGGAATTACCTCAAGGAACATCACTGCAAGAAACTGTGAAATTATGCCAACAAGTCGAAAAAATAATCTTGAACCATAAAGAGGTGAAAAATGTGCTGGTAAATATGGGCTCTCTAAGTTCAATGGATATGGGAACGAATTTAGGACAGATCAGAATCGTTTTAGTGGATGCTAATAAGAGAAAACTAACTTCTCATCAAGTTGAAAATCTTTTGATAGAAGAATTAGCAACCGTTCCTAATGCTAAATTTCAAGTTGCTGCCACATCTTCCGGGGGTGGAGGGGGAATGGCTGATATTGAGTTTAATATTATGGGGCAAGAGTTGAATGAAATTGTCCTACTAAAAGATAAGGTGTTGGCAAAAATCAAAAATATCAAGGGGCTGACCAATCTTGAGGTGGATTATAAAGCAGGTAAGCCACAACTTTCCCTAATTCCTAAAAGACAAAAAATTTCTGATGCAGGAACTTCTGTCTATGAGATTGCTCTCACTATGAGAGCTGCTATCGAAGGAATACAAGCTTCGGTGTATCGCGAAAAAGGAAATGGATACGACATCAAAATATCCTTGACAGACGAATCTGTGGATAGTCCCGAGAAGATTGGAAATATCGCAATAGCCACAAAAACCGGAATGTATCGCCTTTCCCAATTAGCGGATTTGGAATATACAAAAGCCACCAATAAGATCAATCGAAAAAATAAATTTACTACCATCAAATTTACCGGGGGAGTGGGAACGGGATTTACCCAAAGTAATGTAATCAATCAAATTCGAGAAGCAACCAAAAATATTGATATGCCGGAAGGTTATATGATCAATTGGGGTGGAATGAGTGAAATGATGGAAGAAAATAATATTGCTATGGGAAAAGCATTTATGCTGGCAATTATGCTCACATATATGCTGCTTGCTGCTATTTTGGAGAGCTTCACAAAACCTATTCTTATACTTATGACCCTTCCTCTCGCAATGATCGGGGTGATACTCGCTTTATATTTTGCCGGACAATCTTTGAACTTAGTCTCAATGATGGCGATAATTATGCTTATCGGAATCGTTGTAAACGCTGCAATTTTGCTTATGGATTATACCCAGAAACTGAGAGAGCAGGGAAAAAATACAAAAACCGCCCTCATAGAAGCGTGCCCGACCAAACTAAAACCGATAGTTATGTCCTC is drawn from Candidatus Cloacimonadota bacterium and contains these coding sequences:
- a CDS encoding TetR/AcrR family transcriptional regulator, giving the protein MDKKEEILRAAETVFLKYGLAKCTMEDIAKACSVKKTALYYYFDSRDDIFVKMISNKLDEMMDELVSFVDKAKSTKEKIKSFMQKRIELVLNNKPFVEIFHDDGCLKILKEKRKKIIPNEFNIVSNIVEEGLAKGDIFADATKPVILMILGVTYGSLYANMEIGVEWDYKKQINSAVNIIFNGIGKKIEKECE
- a CDS encoding efflux RND transporter permease subunit, with product MILSNLSIRRPVMITMLILVFVVFGFFAYSSLPLNLMPVIDMPFVTIQTIYPGAGPQEIETQITKKIEDAVSTISKIDYVESYSMDNVSFVIIRFELGKDANIANQEAKDRVDAIVNQFPNDADKPSIAKYNPGEEPIMNLIFSGNQDLITLYEIADKRLKDRFAQIDGVAQVEISGGQKREIHVELDNKVVCQNVISLPQLSQIISLNNMNMPGGNFDEKKQEYSVRFEGEYTDLQNLRDLDIPTYFGVKKLHQLGKITDGGTEIRQRSTYFNNIDKIRNENLVRISIVKTSEGNPVEISHAVKKELSAIRKDIPAGSELVIVNDDSKFIESSVKDTLNNVILGILFTGIILLFFLHDLRSTLIVALAMPTSIISTFLLMQMAGFSLNILSLMGLSTSVGILVTNSVVVLENIFRHKRLGNLRREAAEKGTSEVTVAVIASTLTNIVVFLPLATMNTIAGQYLTEFALTVVFATIFSLVISFTLTPMLSSIILPDEQKKHPIGKKIEAMFDKWEHLYGRLLEKMFHKKRFSVLIIGVSFLLFFLTMIFVAPKLGFEFVPEMDEGKLKVKMELPQGTSLQETVKLCQQVEKIILNHKEVKNVLVNMGSLSSMDMGTNLGQIRIVLVDANKRKLTSHQVENLLIEELATVPNAKFQVAATSSGGGGGMADIEFNIMGQELNEIVLLKDKVLAKIKNIKGLTNLEVDYKAGKPQLSLIPKRQKISDAGTSVYEIALTMRAAIEGIQASVYREKGNGYDIKISLTDESVDSPEKIGNIAIATKTGMYRLSQLADLEYTKATNKINRKNKFTTIKFTGGVGTGFTQSNVINQIREATKNIDMPEGYMINWGGMSEMMEENNIAMGKAFMLAIMLTYMLLAAILESFTKPILILMTLPLAMIGVILALYFAGQSLNLVSMMAIIMLIGIVVNAAILLMDYTQKLREQGKNTKTALIEACPTKLKPIVMSSAAIMLGMLPMAIGIGSSGAEMRQPLGIVSIGGLLISTILTLLVIPAFYYLTTKSKIK
- a CDS encoding TolC family protein, which translates into the protein MRKVIIVALFVILFASSVAARMQLSLQDCIRLAKQNNKTLQQAEQEVRKYEADYNNVRGGLFPQISLSGGYQYKRTELPKSAVVEMPAISSQLSSLSDTTIVNDNTLYENEEIIASIIDGAFEGLMPKKVQKENSAFGQVKLDQVIFMGGKLINGINIAGKLYHLQERKCFLVEQDVVYNAIDQYYQQKLAREVVIVKVEALSIAKKHFMQVSDMYEQGLVSEYDMLRAKLEVQKLKPDILRAKKNSALAMESLQNYIGIEEFITLTDEIELPEIEINFSDAVRMGLKDRVELELAELSVEVNKVNLRYEKGNFLPIIGFNAEYNYFGQNSTKIKSDNWGNYYQLGIGFSMPLFTGFSNTSKQAKARHSLKQAQIEQKALKEKIKLDIVNSSLQLKTDLKSVEVQQENLQLAETGLRIAESRYDNQVSTQLEVFDAQLMLRSVKLSYLNTVYETIMSYEKLKKAIGIEL
- a CDS encoding efflux RND transporter periplasmic adaptor subunit; amino-acid sequence: MKKNVLIEIWSKILPRKIEKKKAFHRASIIFFSTMLVFLLTSCGKKEEVKSANMQQIYKKQGIPVKIEKVMPQVFKKVLIYNARLTGNRQSLASAMMGGRIEKIYVSVGEKVTKDQLLMEFPQNAPSSQYKQAKAAYELSQKTVERMSNLYEQGGISKQQLDQVRTKYDVDEANWDAVQQVVKVFAPISGIVTNINVNETDNVKCESVLATISDMSKVKGTVWATEDESTQIREGMPAIAHYKDLTLKGKVSQIAMSMSSRYNAFRVELVFDNPQLRYKSGIMSEIQIDTFKNPLAIVVAREQVQKDKNGTFVFTVKGNKAKKQYITIGKQDNNFEITHGLELGDELIVEGLNLVKDGNKVKVIK